The following proteins are co-located in the Candidatus Nitrotoga sp. AM1P genome:
- a CDS encoding class I SAM-dependent methyltransferase, with translation MIMEVLQNKLQISKARQVLVNKGVSFVESPLRSLMRKLGLVRGVAMGDMVKSWDVLATLNFLESNVKKNEPILDIGCYASEVIVALHKLGYSNLTGADLNPNLQKMPYQNDIHYEITDFMHTKFEDASFRAITSISVIEHGFDGQSLLKEMSRLLRPGGYFIASFDYWPEKIDTTGIKFFGMDWKIFSRNEVIDFVKKAASYGLFPNGEMNYVGKDKPIDCADKQYTFGWIVLKKLV, from the coding sequence ATGATTATGGAAGTTTTGCAAAATAAATTGCAAATAAGCAAAGCGCGTCAAGTATTGGTAAACAAAGGGGTATCTTTTGTTGAGTCACCCTTGCGATCTTTAATGAGAAAGCTTGGGCTGGTGCGCGGGGTGGCGATGGGAGATATGGTGAAGAGTTGGGATGTACTCGCCACTCTAAATTTTCTTGAGAGTAATGTAAAAAAAAATGAGCCGATACTTGATATTGGGTGCTATGCATCAGAAGTTATCGTTGCACTACACAAATTAGGTTATTCAAATTTAACAGGCGCCGATCTAAATCCCAATTTGCAGAAAATGCCGTATCAAAATGATATCCATTATGAAATTACCGATTTTATGCACACAAAATTTGAAGATGCCTCATTCCGGGCGATTACATCGATTTCGGTAATTGAGCATGGTTTTGATGGGCAATCGTTGTTGAAAGAGATGTCGCGTCTTTTGAGGCCCGGCGGCTACTTCATAGCATCGTTCGATTACTGGCCAGAAAAAATTGATACAACAGGAATCAAATTTTTTGGAATGGATTGGAAGATTTTTTCAAGGAATGAAGTTATTGATTTTGTAAAAAAGGCTGCAAGTTATGGTTTGTTTCCAAACGGCGAGATGAATTATGTCGGTAAAGACAAACCAATCGATTGCGCGGACAAGCAATATACCTTTGGCTGGATAGTACTTAAAAAGCTTGTTTGA
- a CDS encoding glycosyltransferase, which translates to MKCGVGTYTQKLAMALAESKNVKVTVLTDERASEVIEQNGVEVLSVIRSWRVTELIHIAKYILQFNPDIIHIQYPTQGYSGSMPMLMPLLMHLLRKHCVQTWHEPVFSGKSSWLLTIGLEVLITVREEIITSTPKFIQRALRGTRLAWIPAASLLPTVMLSDEERSKIRHHYISNNKVLLSYYGFVAPLKGIEMLFEIVAKTKAHLLMACDFQPNDDYHKSLLDKIKTMGIESYITIMGFLPEFQLASILAASDAVVLPFRDGGGPWNTTIDGAIAQGTFVLTTSLIASGYNKEKNVYCAKPGNVEEMILSIQTYAGCRISSKPPISAWRNIAEQHLSIYKQLITA; encoded by the coding sequence ATGAAATGCGGAGTTGGGACATATACGCAAAAATTGGCAATGGCTTTAGCGGAATCTAAGAATGTTAAAGTAACTGTGCTAACAGATGAACGTGCTAGCGAAGTCATAGAACAAAATGGAGTTGAAGTTTTATCTGTGATACGGAGTTGGCGAGTTACTGAATTAATTCATATTGCAAAGTATATTTTGCAATTTAATCCAGACATTATCCACATTCAATATCCAACTCAAGGGTACTCAGGCAGCATGCCAATGCTCATGCCGTTGTTAATGCATCTTCTACGTAAACACTGTGTGCAAACGTGGCATGAACCGGTTTTCAGTGGGAAGTCAAGTTGGTTATTAACAATTGGATTAGAAGTGCTGATTACAGTAAGAGAAGAGATAATAACGAGCACACCTAAATTTATTCAAAGAGCACTCAGAGGTACAAGGTTAGCATGGATCCCTGCTGCGTCTTTGTTGCCAACAGTTATGTTATCCGATGAGGAACGATCAAAAATCCGGCACCACTATATTTCTAATAACAAGGTATTGCTGTCTTACTACGGATTTGTGGCACCTCTCAAAGGAATTGAAATGCTATTTGAAATTGTTGCGAAAACAAAAGCGCATCTATTAATGGCATGCGATTTTCAGCCAAACGATGATTATCACAAATCGTTACTGGATAAAATTAAAACAATGGGTATTGAGTCATATATAACCATAATGGGTTTTTTGCCAGAGTTTCAGTTGGCCTCTATATTAGCTGCCTCTGATGCGGTTGTACTTCCGTTCAGAGATGGAGGCGGGCCATGGAATACAACTATTGATGGAGCGATTGCACAAGGAACTTTTGTTTTGACCACGTCCTTAATTGCTAGTGGATATAACAAAGAAAAAAATGTCTATTGTGCAAAACCCGGCAATGTGGAAGAGATGATTCTTTCAATTCAAACATATGCTGGATGCCGTATTTCATCCAAGCCACCAATATCGGCATGGCGGAATATTGCAGAACAACATTTAAGCATCTATAAACAGCTAATTACGGCATGA
- a CDS encoding glycosyltransferase family 2 protein, with product MIQLSICIPTYNFGKFIGQTLDSLLPQVSANVEVIVLDGGSIDNTADIVSIRQREYPMLIYHHQNFRGGIDRDIEKVVSLAQGQYCWLFSADDIMLPGAVNKILEAIKSNYDVYICEHVLCNLKMDPIRKHPPFNKMSGSRLFNLGDASQRKEYFRSARTSEAFFSFLSGPIFKKTIWDSANIPESFRDTCWIVAGHLLSMVSKGLTVNYLGETLLHKRGGNDSFSDRGIVNRYRIAIEAFHHVGNSLFGKFSEEAFHIRRVLQLDIPVRYLILAKLRAAENQDKEDIKVLNRLVIMHYADPNLSNWMKYALYKTVPPFTIKMYLDFKTLWRKTKE from the coding sequence ATGATACAACTGTCAATTTGTATTCCAACTTACAATTTTGGAAAATTTATTGGACAAACATTGGATAGCCTCTTGCCGCAAGTTTCCGCAAATGTTGAAGTGATCGTTCTGGATGGCGGCTCAATAGATAATACTGCCGATATAGTATCAATCAGGCAGCGTGAATATCCAATGTTGATCTATCATCACCAGAATTTTCGTGGTGGAATTGATAGAGATATTGAGAAAGTAGTTAGCTTGGCACAAGGGCAATATTGCTGGTTGTTTTCAGCAGATGACATCATGTTACCGGGCGCGGTAAATAAGATACTTGAAGCTATTAAATCAAATTATGATGTTTACATCTGTGAGCATGTCTTGTGCAATTTAAAGATGGATCCTATTAGAAAACATCCACCTTTTAACAAAATGTCGGGTTCCAGGTTATTCAATCTTGGAGATGCTTCACAGAGAAAAGAATATTTCCGTTCGGCCAGAACCAGTGAGGCATTTTTTAGCTTTTTGTCTGGTCCGATTTTTAAGAAAACAATTTGGGATAGTGCAAACATACCGGAATCATTTCGAGACACATGCTGGATAGTTGCCGGGCATCTGTTGAGCATGGTTTCCAAAGGGCTTACCGTAAATTATTTGGGTGAGACACTACTTCATAAACGAGGTGGAAACGATTCATTTTCTGACCGTGGCATAGTTAATCGCTATAGGATAGCTATCGAGGCATTCCACCATGTAGGTAATAGTCTGTTTGGAAAGTTTTCCGAAGAAGCGTTTCACATTAGGCGAGTACTACAACTAGACATCCCTGTTCGGTACCTAATATTGGCAAAGTTGAGGGCTGCCGAAAATCAGGATAAAGAAGACATCAAGGTACTAAATCGTCTCGTGATAATGCATTATGCCGATCCAAACTTAAGTAATTGGATGAAGTATGCACTATACAAAACTGTCCCCCCTTTTACCATCAAGATGTATCTTGACTTTAAAACGTTGTGGCGGAAAACGAAGGAATGA
- a CDS encoding glycosyltransferase family 2 protein: MNSNFKHFNDNMELPKLSICIATYNRGQFIGETLDSILGQIVSDVELVIVDGASPDNTPEVMAQYLLRYPEIRYFREQENSGVDGDYDKAVGYARGEYCWLMTDDDLLCPKAISRVLESINGAFDLVVVNSEIRNIDFSMVLKTRFLQFTSDREYATKDGEKFFSDVANYLSFIGGVVIKRNLWMERDRSSYYGTLFIHVGVIFQHPPINKVKVIADPLIIIRYGNAMWTSRRFEIWMFKWPQLIWSFPDFSDQSKSVACCKEPWRQIKKLILYRAIGGYSLSEYSHFMAGRTQGLSRGVYMAIAMFPATIANFFASLYCVCMNRNARSGFYDLSRSRHATWASRFLARFL; this comes from the coding sequence ATGAACAGTAACTTTAAACATTTTAATGACAACATGGAACTCCCGAAATTATCCATCTGTATTGCAACCTACAACAGAGGGCAATTTATTGGTGAGACTCTGGATTCCATCCTTGGTCAGATAGTGTCTGATGTTGAGCTTGTCATTGTGGATGGTGCATCACCGGATAACACGCCTGAAGTGATGGCACAGTATTTGTTGCGCTATCCTGAAATTCGTTATTTCCGTGAGCAAGAAAATTCGGGTGTAGACGGTGACTATGATAAGGCTGTTGGCTATGCAAGAGGAGAATATTGTTGGCTGATGACCGATGATGATCTATTGTGTCCCAAGGCTATTTCTCGTGTTCTTGAGTCTATCAATGGAGCATTTGACCTCGTTGTTGTAAATTCGGAAATAAGAAATATCGATTTTTCAATGGTGCTTAAAACTCGTTTTCTTCAGTTTACTAGTGACCGAGAATATGCAACAAAAGATGGAGAAAAGTTTTTTTCCGACGTGGCGAATTATCTTTCGTTTATTGGTGGCGTGGTCATTAAACGTAATTTATGGATGGAGAGAGACCGTTCGTCTTATTACGGAACATTGTTCATTCATGTCGGCGTTATCTTTCAGCATCCGCCGATAAACAAAGTCAAGGTTATTGCTGATCCATTAATAATCATACGTTATGGCAATGCCATGTGGACATCCCGTCGTTTTGAAATTTGGATGTTCAAATGGCCGCAGCTGATTTGGTCGTTTCCTGATTTCTCGGATCAATCGAAGTCTGTTGCATGCTGTAAAGAGCCGTGGAGGCAAATTAAAAAACTTATTTTATATAGAGCTATTGGGGGATATTCCCTATCCGAGTACAGCCATTTTATGGCAGGTAGGACACAAGGCTTGTCTCGTGGGGTGTATATGGCAATTGCAATGTTCCCAGCCACCATTGCAAATTTCTTTGCCAGTCTTTATTGTGTTTGCATGAATAGAAATGCTCGTTCAGGATTTTATGATCTTTCACGTAGTCGGCATGCTACATGGGCCAGTCGCTTCTTGGCTAGATTTCTCTGA
- a CDS encoding GDP-mannose 4,6-dehydratase: MKIALIIGITGQDGSYLAELLLTKGYCVVGAVRNIQNAKESLPTVLMQRIELVVWDMLDQCRMTEILTEYRPAEIYNLAAYSSGAGMFNDAVDIGEVNGLAVARILDAIRAVDTNIRFCQASSSEMFGNALESPQSETTPFRPRTPYGAAKLYAHSMTQIYRQHYGLYGCSAILFNHESPRRGLGFVTRKITHAVAKIKLGLVNELYLGNLDARRDWGFAGDYVRAMWLMLQHPHADDYVVATGETHSVRELCEIAFGHFNLDYCDYVREDSASYRPIESVQLVGNSKKVRNQLGWIPEVGFHEMVSLMVDADLRKLIE, encoded by the coding sequence ATGAAAATAGCCTTAATAATCGGTATAACAGGCCAAGACGGCTCATATTTGGCGGAGTTGTTACTTACCAAAGGCTATTGTGTCGTTGGTGCAGTTAGAAATATACAAAATGCTAAAGAGTCGCTTCCGACAGTACTGATGCAGCGTATTGAGTTGGTCGTGTGGGATATGTTGGATCAATGTCGAATGACAGAAATATTGACTGAATATCGCCCAGCGGAGATTTATAACCTGGCCGCCTACTCATCGGGGGCAGGAATGTTCAATGATGCTGTTGATATTGGAGAGGTGAATGGACTTGCGGTTGCTCGTATTCTGGATGCCATTCGTGCAGTGGATACCAATATCCGTTTCTGCCAGGCATCGAGCAGTGAAATGTTTGGCAATGCACTTGAAAGCCCTCAATCAGAAACAACACCGTTTCGACCTCGTACCCCATATGGTGCCGCAAAACTTTATGCACATTCGATGACCCAGATTTACCGCCAGCACTATGGATTATATGGATGCTCGGCAATCCTGTTCAATCACGAGAGTCCCCGTCGAGGATTAGGTTTTGTAACAAGAAAAATAACACATGCAGTGGCGAAGATTAAATTGGGATTGGTGAATGAGCTTTACTTGGGAAATCTTGATGCACGCCGTGATTGGGGCTTTGCGGGAGACTATGTGCGCGCAATGTGGCTGATGTTACAACACCCGCACGCAGATGATTATGTGGTTGCTACCGGTGAAACGCACTCGGTACGAGAGCTGTGTGAAATTGCCTTTGGACATTTCAATTTGGATTATTGCGACTATGTCCGTGAGGATTCTGCTTCATATCGTCCCATTGAATCAGTGCAGTTAGTGGGAAACTCCAAGAAGGTGAGAAACCAACTTGGCTGGATACCTGAGGTAGGGTTTCACGAGATGGTGAGTTTGATGGTAGATGCCGATTTGCGTAAGCTCATTGAATAG
- a CDS encoding class I SAM-dependent methyltransferase yields the protein MFKKIEKCRICGNKHLECVLDLGVQMLTGIFPREQNSKITTGPLRLVKCMGGNDICGLLQLEHSYSSDEMYGENYGYRSGLNASMVAHLNNKVKKILEQVELQKGDLVIDIGSNDSTTLQAYPSSGPDLVGIDPTGIKFHSYYPPHIQLIPNFFSSALVKEHFPKRKAKVVTSFSMFYDLEDPTDFMQQVYDILADDGVWVFEQSYMPTMLEMNSYDTVCHEHVEFYALRQIKWMADRVGFNIVDVEFNEVNGGSFSITVSKSRGDLTPVPLVQKILDHEQANGLDTLVPYQKFAERVAKTKYDLLAFIKTVHTENKTIAALGASTKGNVLLQYCGVTEKDISFVGEVNPEKYGCYTPGTWIPIIPEAELLSQKLDYLIVLPWHFRKFFEENDKYRGVSLVFPLPNIEVVKR from the coding sequence ATGTTCAAAAAAATTGAAAAGTGCAGAATTTGTGGTAATAAACATCTGGAATGTGTGCTCGATTTGGGAGTGCAGATGCTGACCGGGATATTCCCGCGCGAGCAGAACTCAAAAATCACGACAGGTCCCCTGCGTCTGGTGAAATGCATGGGGGGAAATGATATCTGCGGACTATTGCAGCTTGAACATTCCTACAGTTCTGATGAGATGTATGGCGAGAACTATGGGTATCGTTCCGGCCTAAATGCCAGCATGGTGGCTCATCTCAACAACAAGGTGAAAAAAATTCTTGAGCAGGTTGAGTTGCAGAAAGGCGACCTTGTTATTGATATTGGTAGTAACGACAGCACTACGTTGCAGGCATATCCATCTTCCGGACCGGATCTGGTAGGCATTGACCCGACCGGTATTAAATTCCATAGCTATTATCCACCGCACATTCAACTAATCCCAAATTTCTTTTCCTCAGCTTTAGTTAAAGAACATTTTCCAAAGCGAAAAGCCAAAGTAGTCACTTCGTTCTCAATGTTCTACGATCTAGAAGACCCCACGGATTTTATGCAACAGGTGTACGACATACTTGCAGATGACGGAGTTTGGGTATTTGAACAAAGCTATATGCCGACTATGCTTGAGATGAATTCATATGACACAGTTTGTCATGAACATGTTGAGTTTTATGCTCTGCGCCAGATCAAATGGATGGCTGACAGAGTGGGTTTCAATATTGTTGATGTGGAGTTTAATGAAGTGAATGGGGGCAGCTTCTCAATCACGGTATCAAAATCGCGTGGTGATTTAACACCAGTTCCTTTGGTACAGAAGATTCTCGATCACGAACAGGCAAATGGGCTAGATACGCTTGTGCCTTATCAAAAATTTGCGGAACGTGTAGCTAAAACGAAATATGATTTATTGGCTTTTATCAAAACAGTTCATACAGAAAATAAAACTATCGCTGCACTTGGCGCATCTACGAAGGGAAACGTACTGTTGCAATATTGCGGAGTGACAGAAAAAGATATTTCGTTTGTTGGCGAGGTTAACCCAGAAAAATATGGATGTTACACCCCAGGCACATGGATCCCCATCATTCCTGAGGCAGAGTTACTGTCACAAAAATTGGATTATTTGATTGTATTGCCATGGCATTTTAGAAAATTCTTCGAAGAAAATGATAAATATAGAGGAGTAAGCTTGGTGTTTCCGCTACCAAACATTGAGGTTGTTAAACGGTAA
- a CDS encoding glycosyltransferase family 2 protein, with amino-acid sequence MTLVVSKPNKVTVLLSTYNGSKFLQQQLNSLYEQTYPNIRILVRDDGSSDSTRSILENEQLSGRIDILRGYENLGPALSFFKLLHNAALTETEYIAFCDQDDVWHPHKIEHAVSALLVVADNRPALFCSRLEIVDEQLNHIGFTNTPRKVGFGNALVENIATGCTMVLNRKAVELICKHLPSKVLMHDWWCYLVLSCFGEIVFDSNANIKYRQHGNNTIGATVNMFDEFKRKMHRFIYSGRGLLWLQAWLQASIFLNMFENGIPLSQRLVLNKFIAAKSSLWCRVQLVLSKEIWRQKWFDNLVLRLIIFINRI; translated from the coding sequence ATGACGCTAGTGGTATCCAAGCCAAATAAGGTCACAGTACTACTGTCCACATACAATGGAAGCAAGTTTCTTCAGCAACAGCTAAACTCGTTGTATGAGCAAACCTATCCAAATATTAGGATTTTGGTAAGAGACGATGGATCATCAGACTCAACAAGAAGCATTTTAGAAAATGAGCAATTAAGTGGGCGTATAGATATATTAAGAGGGTATGAAAACCTAGGCCCGGCCCTGAGTTTCTTTAAGTTACTGCATAATGCTGCGTTAACTGAAACAGAATATATTGCTTTTTGTGATCAAGATGATGTCTGGCATCCGCATAAAATTGAGCATGCAGTTTCAGCCTTGTTGGTAGTCGCTGATAACCGTCCAGCATTATTTTGCTCCAGGTTAGAAATTGTTGATGAACAGTTAAACCATATTGGATTTACCAATACACCAAGAAAAGTTGGCTTTGGTAATGCTCTCGTTGAAAATATTGCTACCGGCTGTACGATGGTACTTAATCGAAAAGCAGTGGAACTTATTTGTAAACACCTTCCAAGTAAAGTGCTGATGCATGATTGGTGGTGTTATTTAGTTCTATCTTGTTTTGGCGAAATTGTTTTTGATAGTAATGCCAATATTAAATATCGGCAGCACGGAAATAACACCATTGGTGCAACCGTGAATATGTTTGATGAATTCAAAAGAAAAATGCATCGGTTTATTTACAGCGGAAGAGGATTGCTTTGGTTGCAAGCCTGGTTGCAAGCTTCCATTTTTTTAAATATGTTTGAAAATGGCATTCCGTTATCTCAAAGACTCGTTCTCAATAAATTCATCGCAGCAAAATCATCATTGTGGTGTCGCGTTCAGTTAGTGCTATCCAAAGAAATATGGCGGCAAAAATGGTTTGATAATTTGGTCTTGCGCTTGATTATATTTATTAATCGAATCTGA
- a CDS encoding glycosyltransferase family 2 protein, producing MGTIAVEQSPEISISVVSHAQIHLIEYLLHDINQHCRALLIELILTLNLDEVLPFTVDSFLFPIKVIRNPIPRGFAANHNQAFTYAVGQFFCVMNPDVRLNDNPFRALLACLQDSVVGVAAPLVLSTSGEIEDSARRFPTPLKIFCKAFGRCKGSDYLVKSNPIFPDWVGGMFMLFPREVFKKLGGFDQRYFLYYEDVDLCARLRLKGYEVVVCPDAKVIHLARRSSHHSFKYLKWHLMSMMRFFCSALFLKIFWLRLAKKNMDKGTIER from the coding sequence ATGGGCACAATAGCCGTAGAACAATCGCCTGAAATTTCCATTTCTGTTGTCAGCCATGCACAAATTCATTTGATTGAATATTTACTGCATGATATCAACCAGCACTGTCGGGCTTTATTGATCGAATTGATTCTCACACTTAACCTGGATGAGGTGCTACCGTTCACAGTAGATAGTTTTTTATTTCCAATAAAGGTTATTCGCAATCCCATTCCTAGGGGATTCGCTGCCAATCACAATCAAGCATTTACATATGCAGTGGGGCAATTTTTTTGTGTAATGAATCCAGATGTCCGGCTGAACGATAATCCATTTCGGGCTTTGCTTGCGTGCCTGCAGGATTCTGTAGTTGGCGTGGCTGCGCCGCTTGTATTGAGTACGAGTGGCGAGATAGAAGACAGTGCTCGTCGTTTCCCAACGCCGCTTAAGATATTTTGCAAAGCGTTCGGCAGATGTAAAGGCAGCGACTATCTTGTAAAAAGTAATCCCATATTTCCTGATTGGGTAGGCGGGATGTTCATGTTATTCCCGCGCGAGGTATTCAAAAAACTAGGTGGGTTTGATCAGCGATATTTTCTTTATTATGAAGATGTAGATTTATGCGCCAGGCTGAGATTAAAGGGTTATGAAGTGGTCGTATGTCCTGATGCCAAGGTGATTCATCTTGCACGTAGGAGTAGTCATCACAGTTTCAAGTATTTGAAGTGGCATCTTATGAGTATGATGCGTTTTTTTTGTTCCGCCTTATTTTTAAAAATATTCTGGTTGCGTTTGGCGAAAAAAAACATGGACAAAGGCACGATAGAGCGATGA
- a CDS encoding UDP-glucose 4-epimerase family protein, which yields MKFMISGAGGFVGKALCAELIRRGQSVSAAVRSENSLIENAEAIVVGAIDSETNWADALRDVDVVIHLAARVHVMRENASDPLVEFLKVNLHGTSNLARQAACLGVKRLVFVSSIKVNGEQTSATQLFTELDEPNPQDFYSISKWQAEQALWCIARETGLEIVVVRPPLVYGAGVKGNFAQMLTVAAKHIPLPFASVHNSRSLIYVENLVDALIVCATHPVAAGQTYLVSDGEDVSTPDLLRQLSDAAGCPARLLPFPPSWLHILGKLFGKSDQVERLLGSLQVDSGKIRRDLNWVPPYTLQQGLQATAESYRRLGKKS from the coding sequence ATGAAATTTATGATTTCAGGGGCTGGTGGCTTTGTTGGTAAAGCACTCTGTGCTGAATTGATTCGGCGAGGACAGTCTGTAAGCGCGGCGGTGCGTTCAGAGAATTCATTGATTGAAAATGCTGAAGCCATAGTCGTCGGCGCAATTGATAGTGAGACGAATTGGGCTGATGCATTACGCGATGTGGATGTGGTAATTCATCTCGCCGCACGAGTGCATGTAATGCGAGAAAATGCTTCAGATCCATTAGTGGAGTTTCTCAAGGTCAACCTGCACGGCACTTCAAATCTCGCTCGGCAGGCTGCTTGTCTTGGGGTGAAGCGGCTCGTCTTCGTTAGTTCGATCAAGGTGAATGGCGAGCAGACCAGCGCAACTCAGTTATTTACAGAGCTGGATGAACCCAATCCACAGGATTTTTACAGCATCTCTAAATGGCAAGCCGAACAAGCGTTGTGGTGCATTGCCCGAGAAACCGGCTTGGAAATTGTGGTTGTGCGTCCCCCATTGGTTTATGGTGCGGGAGTAAAAGGCAACTTTGCACAAATGCTAACAGTGGCCGCCAAACACATTCCTTTGCCATTTGCTTCTGTGCATAACAGCCGCAGTCTGATTTACGTGGAAAATCTGGTAGATGCCTTGATAGTCTGCGCGACCCACCCTGTCGCCGCAGGCCAGACTTATTTAGTAAGTGATGGCGAGGATGTTTCCACCCCGGATTTGTTGCGCCAATTAAGCGATGCGGCAGGATGTCCCGCACGCTTATTGCCATTTCCGCCAAGCTGGTTACATATATTGGGAAAATTATTCGGCAAATCTGATCAAGTCGAACGGTTACTCGGTTCGCTGCAGGTCGATAGTGGTAAAATCCGCCGTGATTTAAATTGGGTTCCTCCTTATACTTTGCAACAGGGGCTGCAAGCGACCGCAGAGTCGTACCGACGCTTAGGTAAGAAGAGTTAA
- a CDS encoding MraY family glycosyltransferase, producing MSHYAPLIAALITMLVITIIVFSKAGKKIQDIPNERSLHEEPIPRIGGVGLMAGLLSAWALMVMSLAWWVVLPMILLFGVSLLDDVRGLPVRQRLLAHVAAAAILVFGSGLLAQGIAQALLVLLCVVWMTNLFNFMDGSDGLAGGMTFFGFTMYGVAALMHGADTQAMLNFSIGAAGLGLLYYNFYPAQVFMGDAGSIPLGFLSAAMGLWGWQQELWPGWFPLLVFSPFIVDASVTLLKRMFRREKISQAHREHYYQRLVQIGWGHRNVALFEYILMFAVGASAIWYLRQSNEWPWLLFLIWGGVYAGLMLILDNRWKEFQRSQRG from the coding sequence ATGTCGCATTACGCCCCCCTGATTGCCGCTCTAATCACCATGTTGGTGATTACTATTATCGTATTCAGTAAAGCTGGTAAAAAAATTCAAGATATCCCCAATGAACGTTCATTGCATGAGGAACCGATTCCGCGTATTGGCGGGGTGGGGTTGATGGCGGGTCTCCTGTCTGCCTGGGCATTGATGGTGATGTCATTAGCTTGGTGGGTGGTATTACCCATGATTTTACTGTTCGGTGTTTCTTTGTTAGATGACGTGCGCGGCCTGCCAGTACGACAACGTTTGTTGGCGCATGTCGCGGCTGCTGCAATTCTGGTGTTTGGCTCCGGCTTACTGGCTCAGGGTATAGCGCAGGCTTTACTCGTGTTGTTGTGCGTAGTTTGGATGACCAATCTATTTAATTTTATGGATGGATCGGATGGTCTGGCTGGCGGTATGACATTTTTCGGCTTCACCATGTATGGCGTAGCAGCACTGATGCATGGCGCTGATACTCAGGCTATGCTGAATTTTTCAATCGGTGCCGCGGGATTGGGTCTGCTTTATTACAATTTTTATCCGGCTCAAGTATTCATGGGTGATGCAGGATCTATTCCGCTTGGTTTTTTATCTGCCGCGATGGGGTTGTGGGGCTGGCAACAGGAACTATGGCCCGGATGGTTTCCGTTGCTGGTGTTCTCTCCTTTCATCGTAGATGCTAGTGTCACTTTGCTGAAGCGTATGTTTCGTCGTGAAAAAATCTCTCAAGCACATCGCGAACATTATTACCAACGCTTAGTGCAGATTGGTTGGGGACATCGTAATGTCGCATTATTTGAATATATTTTGATGTTTGCGGTCGGTGCATCTGCCATTTGGTATTTGCGTCAGTCTAACGAATGGCCATGGCTTCTGTTCCTGATATGGGGGGGGGTGTATGCTGGGCTGATGTTAATTTTGGATAATCGCTGGAAAGAATTTCAGCGAAGCCAGCGTGGCTAA